One Punica granatum isolate Tunisia-2019 chromosome 3, ASM765513v2, whole genome shotgun sequence genomic window carries:
- the LOC116199495 gene encoding uncharacterized protein LOC116199495 produces MKSSFLDEGESHLQGLPAELEEWGVDCPEGTVPIIRKTSENVPDIKDYVPSFFVDDVKSLHNKSFPVFASYNKGHEYAVVQTIGKGTFRGGQAIHNVWTPHTETGEASISQIWIYAGPDETVNTVEAGWASDGYKSSGPGFVQTSKYYGPGSTISSTSTYNGKQFEINIQIRQDLSTQHWWLRLNDMDIGYWPGSIFNSLRGGADGVYWGGEIYNSEKNGQHTTTQMGSGHFPRDGYYTKSSFIRNLAYILNNGPMQPVPKAALVTYVSKPQCYDLVMGPSGLNFGTHFYFGGPGLSSQCPK; encoded by the exons ATGAAATCGAGTTTCCTAGATGAAGGTGAAAGCCATTTGCAAGGGCTGCCGGCCGAATTGGAAGAATGGGGCGTGGATTGCCCCGAAGGAACAGTCCCTATTATCCGAAAGACATCGGAAAACGTCCCTGACATTAAGGATTATGTTCCATCGTTCTTTGTTGATGACGTGAAAAGCCTCCACAACAAATCCTTTCCCGTTTTCGCTTCTTACAATAAAGGACACGAG TACGCAGTAGTGCAAACGATCGGCAAGGGGACCTTCCGTGGAGGCCAAGCGATCCACAATGTGTGGACTCCTCACACAGAGACTGGAGAAGCGAGCATCTCCCAGATTTGGATTTATGCGGGCCCTGATGAAACCGTCAACACCGTGGAGGCTGGGTGGGCA AGTGATGGATACAAATCATCAGGCCCAGGTTTCGTGCAAACGAGCAAATACTATGGTCCTG GTTCTACCATATCATCAACATCCACCTACAACGGAAAGCAgtttgaaataaatatacaaattagaCAG GATCTGTCTACGCAGCATTGGTGGCTCCGGTTGAACGACATGGACATAGGTTACTGGCCAGGCTCGATCTTCAACAGTCTACGTGGTGGTGCTGATGGCGTATATTGGGGTGGTGAAATTTATAATAGCGAAAAGAATGGGCAGCACACGACGACTCAAATGGGGAGTGGTCATTTCCCTCGTGACGGATACTATACAAAATCATCCTTTATCAGGAACCTTGCTTACATCCTAAATAATGGTCCGATGCAACCTGTGCCCAAGGCAGCCCTTGTGACGTATGTCTCCAAACCTCAGTGCTACGACCTAGTGATGGGACCTTCGGGCCTGAATTTCGGAACTCATTTCTACTTTGGGGGTCCTGGACTCTCCTCGCAATGCCCAAAATAG
- the LOC116198609 gene encoding protein HEADING DATE 3B-like isoform X1: protein MMRGGRDDERRQVMKESPVMFPRLHVNDREKGGLRAPPRNKMALYEQFSIPLPPQRSICGESASSTSNGGGGLHNYTYMPSYNFPATSGSAQKPRPSSLAGVEINDIVETNEQNRTLDMIIAPSLATKACLYQPQDSHFSKPSWRKPGGSEEITSLRFSNPNVSSHKAHRTVPRLELRRLELIDVESGQLRGVPLSQYPVSRKSPHVNLRPPIKNAENSQVSKRPHESLSRGQKDSSVRQDSTFGGDCVLLTMTQNEGINGNPSELEHEGVSASSRLLPDDVEKIIGQKKFWKARRAIVYQQRLFAVQLFELHRLLKVQNLLSRSPDILLGESLYFRNSTVEVSPSGFLPKLKLNSDTGKEDATGKPPDNAGGIDMPNIPVAVQPNPMPSSEKVLEHENTSKPGMWCFPPTGNQWLVPIVSPSEGLVYKPYTGPGPPGTGIRGPVCGLIQPGLGCGREYLNAALGAQPPVGPSYFPPYGMAMTKSVPNQTPDQVSSFGWLNSKGPSEQVSRVVSLNLGKSRGREVEGSTASSPSEKLNEELSLSLLHTTPLKEKDNSRGSGKQQTKAIKVVPYNPKRASESATRIFQLIQEERRHSTNE from the exons ATGATGAGGGGAGGGAGAGATGATGAGAGGAGGCAGGTGATGAAGGAGAGTCCTGTGATGTTCCCAAGGCTCCATGTGAATGACAGGGAGAAAGGAGGGCTGAGGGCGCCTCCGAGGAACAAGATGGCCCTCTATGAGCAGTTCAGTATTCCACTTCCACCTCAGAGGTCCATCTGCGGTGAATCGGCCTCTTCAACGAGCAAT GGCGGTGGTGGCCTGCATAATTATACCTATATGCCATCGTACAATTTTCCTGCGACCTCTGGCTCAGCACAAAAACCGAGACCTTCCTCTCTTGCTGGAGTTGAAATTAACGACATTGTGGAAACTAATGAACAGAATCGAACTTTAGACATGATAATAGCGCCATCTTTGGCGACGAAAGCCTGTTTGTATCAACCACAGGATTCCCATTTCTCGAAACCTAGTTGGAGGAAGCCCGGAGGCAGTGAAGAGATAACCTCTCTCAGATTCTCAAACCCCAACGTTTCCTCCCATAAGGCGCACCGGACTGTACCTCGATTAGAATTGAGAAGGCTTGAGTTGATCGATGTGGAGTCGGGGCAGCTAAGGGGTGTCCCATTATCACAGTATCCAGTATCAAGAAAGTCGCCACATGTGAATCTAAGGCCGCCAATAAAGAACGCTGAAAATTCCCAAGTTTCGAAGAGACCCCATGAGTCTTTAAGTCGAGGGCAAAAAGACTCTTCTGTGCGGCAAGATTCAACTTTTGGTGGAGATTGTGTATTATTGACAATGACTCAAAACGAGGGCATTAATGGAAATCCCAGCGAGCTTGAACATGAGGGTGTCTCAGCTTCTTCGCGTCTATTGCCAGATGATGTTGAAAAGATTATCGGGCAGAAGAAATTCTGGAAAGCGAGAAGAGCCATAGTTTA CCAACAGAGACTTTTTGCGGTTCAATTGTTCGAGTTGCACCGATTATTAAAG GTGCAGAACTTATTATCGAGATCACCTGATATACTCCTCGGAGAAAGCCTCTACTTCAGAAACTCCACAGTGGAAGTGTCCCCATCAGGCTTTCTTCCCAAACTGAAACTGAACTCCGACACTGGTAAGGAGGATGCAACTGGAAAGCCTCCAGATAATGCTGGAGGTATAGATATGCCAAATATACCTGTTGCTGTGCAGCCAAACCCGATGCCCTCTTCGGAAAAAGTACTAGAACATGAGAATACCAGCAAACCGGGGATGTGGTGTTTCCCTCCTACAGGAAACCAGTGGCTTGTCCCCATAGTTTCCCCTTCCGAGGGGCTTGTCTACAAGCCATACACTGGACCAGGCCCACCAGGCACTGGGATCCGGGGCCCCGTCTGTGGCCTGATACAGCCTGGCCTCGGTTGTGGAAGGGAGTACTTGAATGCAGCCTTAGGAGCCCAGCCTCCAGTAGGCCCCTCTTATTTCCCGCCTTACGGAATGGCAATGACGAAGTCTGTGCCGAATCAAACTCCCGACCAGGTAAGCTCGTTTGGGTGGTTGAACTCTAAGGGGCCTTCCGAGCAGGTTAGCCGAGTGGTGTCGCTTAACTTGGGTAAATCTCGGGGAAGGGAAGTGGAGGGAAGCACAGCGAGCAGTCCTTCAGAGAAGCTGAATGAAGAGCTATCGCTTTCTCTATTACATACTACACCACTTAAGGAAAAAGACAACTCCCGTGGCAGTGGAAAACAGCAGACAAAGGCGATCAAGGTTGTCCCCTACAACCCGAAGAGGGCAAGTGAGTCAGCTACTCGAATTTTTCAGTTGATACAGGAGGAGAGGAGACATTCAACTAATGAGTGA
- the LOC116198609 gene encoding protein EARLY FLOWERING 3-like isoform X2, with amino-acid sequence MCHQSFSVVELHSRSVKVITSGNRAYYFASGISPNVVYGFGHPGGGGLHNYTYMPSYNFPATSGSAQKPRPSSLAGVEINDIVETNEQNRTLDMIIAPSLATKACLYQPQDSHFSKPSWRKPGGSEEITSLRFSNPNVSSHKAHRTVPRLELRRLELIDVESGQLRGVPLSQYPVSRKSPHVNLRPPIKNAENSQVSKRPHESLSRGQKDSSVRQDSTFGGDCVLLTMTQNEGINGNPSELEHEGVSASSRLLPDDVEKIIGQKKFWKARRAIVYQQRLFAVQLFELHRLLKVQNLLSRSPDILLGESLYFRNSTVEVSPSGFLPKLKLNSDTGKEDATGKPPDNAGGIDMPNIPVAVQPNPMPSSEKVLEHENTSKPGMWCFPPTGNQWLVPIVSPSEGLVYKPYTGPGPPGTGIRGPVCGLIQPGLGCGREYLNAALGAQPPVGPSYFPPYGMAMTKSVPNQTPDQVSSFGWLNSKGPSEQVSRVVSLNLGKSRGREVEGSTASSPSEKLNEELSLSLLHTTPLKEKDNSRGSGKQQTKAIKVVPYNPKRASESATRIFQLIQEERRHSTNE; translated from the exons ATGTGTCATCAAAGTTTTAGTGTTGTGGAGTTGCATTCCAGATCTGTCAAAGTGATTACTTCAGGGAACAGGGCTTACTATTTTGCTTCAGGCATCAGCCCGAACGTCGTATATGGCTTCGGTCATCCG GGCGGTGGTGGCCTGCATAATTATACCTATATGCCATCGTACAATTTTCCTGCGACCTCTGGCTCAGCACAAAAACCGAGACCTTCCTCTCTTGCTGGAGTTGAAATTAACGACATTGTGGAAACTAATGAACAGAATCGAACTTTAGACATGATAATAGCGCCATCTTTGGCGACGAAAGCCTGTTTGTATCAACCACAGGATTCCCATTTCTCGAAACCTAGTTGGAGGAAGCCCGGAGGCAGTGAAGAGATAACCTCTCTCAGATTCTCAAACCCCAACGTTTCCTCCCATAAGGCGCACCGGACTGTACCTCGATTAGAATTGAGAAGGCTTGAGTTGATCGATGTGGAGTCGGGGCAGCTAAGGGGTGTCCCATTATCACAGTATCCAGTATCAAGAAAGTCGCCACATGTGAATCTAAGGCCGCCAATAAAGAACGCTGAAAATTCCCAAGTTTCGAAGAGACCCCATGAGTCTTTAAGTCGAGGGCAAAAAGACTCTTCTGTGCGGCAAGATTCAACTTTTGGTGGAGATTGTGTATTATTGACAATGACTCAAAACGAGGGCATTAATGGAAATCCCAGCGAGCTTGAACATGAGGGTGTCTCAGCTTCTTCGCGTCTATTGCCAGATGATGTTGAAAAGATTATCGGGCAGAAGAAATTCTGGAAAGCGAGAAGAGCCATAGTTTA CCAACAGAGACTTTTTGCGGTTCAATTGTTCGAGTTGCACCGATTATTAAAG GTGCAGAACTTATTATCGAGATCACCTGATATACTCCTCGGAGAAAGCCTCTACTTCAGAAACTCCACAGTGGAAGTGTCCCCATCAGGCTTTCTTCCCAAACTGAAACTGAACTCCGACACTGGTAAGGAGGATGCAACTGGAAAGCCTCCAGATAATGCTGGAGGTATAGATATGCCAAATATACCTGTTGCTGTGCAGCCAAACCCGATGCCCTCTTCGGAAAAAGTACTAGAACATGAGAATACCAGCAAACCGGGGATGTGGTGTTTCCCTCCTACAGGAAACCAGTGGCTTGTCCCCATAGTTTCCCCTTCCGAGGGGCTTGTCTACAAGCCATACACTGGACCAGGCCCACCAGGCACTGGGATCCGGGGCCCCGTCTGTGGCCTGATACAGCCTGGCCTCGGTTGTGGAAGGGAGTACTTGAATGCAGCCTTAGGAGCCCAGCCTCCAGTAGGCCCCTCTTATTTCCCGCCTTACGGAATGGCAATGACGAAGTCTGTGCCGAATCAAACTCCCGACCAGGTAAGCTCGTTTGGGTGGTTGAACTCTAAGGGGCCTTCCGAGCAGGTTAGCCGAGTGGTGTCGCTTAACTTGGGTAAATCTCGGGGAAGGGAAGTGGAGGGAAGCACAGCGAGCAGTCCTTCAGAGAAGCTGAATGAAGAGCTATCGCTTTCTCTATTACATACTACACCACTTAAGGAAAAAGACAACTCCCGTGGCAGTGGAAAACAGCAGACAAAGGCGATCAAGGTTGTCCCCTACAACCCGAAGAGGGCAAGTGAGTCAGCTACTCGAATTTTTCAGTTGATACAGGAGGAGAGGAGACATTCAACTAATGAGTGA